A segment of the Deinococcus reticulitermitis genome:
GCGGCTGGTCAGGCTCCTCGGGAAACTTGGTCAGTCGGTCAGGGTGGTGGTGGCAGACCGCCCGCAGGCTGCCACGCCCGCCGGGGCCGCGCCGGTCCCCGACCACGAGGGTGGCGACTGCCTGGAAGTGAGCCAGCAGGCCTACTCGGCGCAGGTATCCAGAAGACCGGCCAATATCCCCTTTCCGCGCCCGCTGCCCGCGTTCGCGCTTCCCCACGTAAAGGAAGGCTGAGATGCCCCGCGCCTCATCTCGGGCCGCTGCGCCCCAGACGGCTGCGCCGGATGCCCAGACGTACGACCGCTTTGTGGCCGGGGTGCAGCCGGTCAGCATCGAACTGGTCTCCGTCAGCGCCAGCGCGGTGCCGTCCAACCTCCCGACGGTTTCCCTGCGCGTCGAGAGCGAGTTTCTGCTGAACCGCCCGCAGCGCGAGGACGACGCGCAGCGCTTTGTGGTGGAAGCCCGCTTAAGGCTGCATTTCCTGCTGGAAGGGGACTCGCGCGCCGAGGCCACCGGGGACCGCCAGGAAGTCGGGCATTTCGACGCCCTGTACCGCCTGACCTACCAGGCCGACCTGACCCCGACCGACGCCCTGCTGGACGACTTTGCGCGTCGCAACGCGCCGGTCAACGTGTGGCCCTTCATGCGCGAACTGGTACTGAACCTCACGCAGCGCTTCGGCTGGACGGGCTTCGTGCTGCCCAGCTTCTACGTTCCGGGGGCCGCTCAGACGGGCAGGGAGCAGGCCGACGCTCCCGCGAAAGCCACCAAAAAGGCCCCCAAAGCGAAGGGCCCCAGCGCCAAAGCCGCCGCGCCAGCCCGTAAGCCGCGCAAGGCGGCAGGGTGAGGGCGCAGATGGTCCCAGTTTGCCAGGAGGCGCGGGCCGAGTGAGACTCAATCACTTCCCGCTCAATCTGGGGCTAGCGGTGTTCAAAACGACCTATCTGCACCGCAATCCACGCGGCTTTCTGGGCTTTGTTCGCAGCCAGGGCTTGACCGCCGAAAGGGTAGGCGAGGAGGTCTGCGTGTACCACGGCCTGCCTCACCCAGAGTTCCGGGGGGCAACAGCGCAGCAGCGCACGTGGCTGACTCCGGACGACGCCGACTACGACCGGGGGGTTCTCTCCCTGATTGGGCAGACGCTTCTGGGGGCAGGCTACCTCCTGACCGGGCGCGAGCGGGCCGCCGTTCACCCCACCCAGCAGCGCGTGCCCCTGCGCACGCCCCGGCAGCTCCCCGCCGAGATAGCTGTGAATGCCCACCTGCGCTGGGAATGGGAACTGGAGCGGCATTCCGGGCAGGGCTGGTTGGTGCTGCGGCCAGGGCGCATGTTTCTGTCGGCGCTTTCCTGGCATGACAGGGGCATGAAGGGGTGGGCGCAGGGACTACCGGGGAGCGTCCCGCAACTGCACGCCCTGTGCCTGCATTCAGGGCGGCGCGAGCGCCTGCGGCGGATGGACGGAAGTTGGGCCTTTCAGCGGGAGGACCGTGCAAAGGAGGGCCTGTGGCACCTCAGCTTCTCCACCAAAGCCCTGAGTGACCTCAACCTCTCCGGGGACGCCCACCACGCCGCGTCCCTGAGCATGCCCGACGTGCAGCGCCTGGTGAACTTGCCCGGACTATGGCAACCCTTCGTGACCTCGCTGGAGGTTCTGGAAGTCCCCGGGCA
Coding sequences within it:
- a CDS encoding helix-turn-helix domain-containing protein; the encoded protein is MTKMQIEASSGNVFADLGIAEPEEALIQADLALAIGRHIAGQGWTQTHAARVLGVQQSDVSNIVRGRLKGFSIERLVRLLGKLGQSVRVVVADRPQAATPAGAAPVPDHEGGDCLEVSQQAYSAQVSRRPANIPFPRPLPAFALPHVKEG